CTTATCAGAACCGCCACCGACACCATGAACAAGCTCCTTGAGGGACTTATTGAACTGACCCGTGTGGGGCGTTCGCCGGTAGAGCCTGAAGTGGTGGATCTTGCCGATCTTGCCAGGGAAGTTTTGAATAAATTCAGACGCATTATAAATGAGAAAAATATTGATATTTCTATCTCAGATGATATGCCCCCGGTGTATGGCAATAAGATGGAGTTTTCCGAACTAATAATAAACCTGATTGAAAACGGGATAAAATTCATGGGAGACAGACCCGACCCCAAAATCCGGGTTGGGTGGTACAGGGAAAATCAGGATGTAATTTTTTATGTCCGGGATAACGGTATAGGGATAGAGAGAAAATACCAGGAGAGGATATTTGGAATATTCAACAAACTCGACCCCAGATCTGATGGTGCAGGGGTAGGACTGTCTTTGGCCAGGAGGATTGTAGTTTCACACGGAGGATGGATCCGGGTGCGCTCTGAAGGCCCTGGGAAGGGAAGTAGTTTCGAATTTACCCTTCCCCTGGCCTGAATAGCACAAACACTGACTCTACACTACCATCTCTAAATCTTAACTGCAACCGGTAAGTGAACCCTCCTTTTCCAACCTTTTTGGAGAACACTGAGTCTTTTGGAGCTGTTCTGGTTTGTCTGTTTTCGCCAGCTTACTGTGGAGCCGTTCAACCTGGAGACAGAAAGCTTCTATTCTCGATTCGATTATTTGTGGGAAAGGATTTCCGTCACTTTCAATTGTTAAAAAGGGCAGGAAGTTAATGTTATCCCTGACCTCTGTTTTCCCCCAAATTTTCTGATCAAGAAACCTTTTGTTTTCAACAGTGGCTTCAGCAGAGAGTACCCCTTCAACTACACGAGTGGGCATGCATGCAAAGGGGCCAATCTGTATTGCACCATGGGTTGAGTGGAGAATATCTCTGAAAAAGCTACCTGTTACCAAAATAGCCTCACCGGTAAGTCGGGGGTCAAAAAAGTGTTTGCCGTAATTTATGATCTCCTTCATGTTTGTCATCTCAAATGTGTAGAGTCCTGAAGTTTCCATAATGCTCTTGATTTTTTTCTCCAGTCTGTGTTGAAGAAACACCCTGGCTCTGAATTCAAGAGTGGATTTAATATCAAACTGAGCTTCAAAAATCCCCTCATTTACATTATAGTCACAGTACTCCAGCCACTCAAAGACAGGAGCTTTTCTGACCACTATGTCTTTGCTTTGAAGTCGCTGGATGAGATCCTGGGAGGAGAAGTTGTCTCTTCGCACAAAAATCTCTCCCAGAAGGGATACCTTTTTTGCCTTTGAAAGGGGGTATTTCAGAGGAATCAAAGAGAGTTTTTTTGCCGCCTCCCCAAGTTGCCGGAAGAGATTACCGGTGTGTCCCGATTTGAACATTGCCACAATCTTACCCCACTCGCCGGAAAAGATTTTCTCAGCTGATTGTTTGTCGACTGCCAGCACATCCAGGGCGTTCTTAACATCTTCCATACAGTCTGAGACTATAATGGATTTGAGTACATTGAGAGCATCTTTAACCGCAAGTCCTGCATATCCGTTTTCGTTTGTCAGTGACAGCAGGGCTACATTGGGGATTCGCAGTTTTTCAATTAATCTGCTAATGTAAATGTTATATTGAGTGAGCCGGCAATTGCCCCCGCTTGTAGGCATAAAGTACACCAGATTTTCATCTTCCCTTTTCTTTTTTATGTAGTTAAGAAGACCTCCGGTTGTTAATATCAGGGGCAGACACTCTTTACAGGATGCATGCCCTTTTCCAAGCTTCATCACTTCACTGTCGTAAACAGGGGTGCTTGAAGCTCTGATTCCTGCACCGGAGAAGGTGGCTGCGATCAGTTCGCTTGACAGTTCACCCATCGACGGGAAAAGGAGATGCACGCTTGGATCGGTTAATTCAAACCGCGAGTTTTGGCTCGATATAAAAACCGGTTTCTTTTCATAAGAGATCCGGGCAGGAATGAAAGGTGTCTGCTGCACAGGGTTTTTTTCCAGTTTTCTGAAAATATCGACGATGTCAAGAAATGCTTCGATTCTGGTATCCACTCCCGCATCCGCAGTATGGCTGTCGAGTTCCAGTGTAAGGGATGGTTTGCTTTTCATGATATCCCTAAAGTAGCCGGTAAGAAAAGAGTCCGGGCCACAGCTGAAATTTGTAATATATGCTCCGAAGAGCTGCGGGTGTCGCTCAACGAAAAGAGCTGCTTTCATTATATTCTGGCCAATTGCCCAGTTCATATCCATCGGGCACTTCTCATTTTCAAAAGGAAGAAAGTCCCATGGGATAATCGTTATGCCCCGTGATGCGAATTTGGCGGGTATTCCCAAATTCCCATCTTCGGAGAATGCATTGTAGGGTCTTCCAAACAAAACGATTGCAGTTTGGTCGGGATCGCTCTCGATATCCTGTAAAATTTTCTTACCATGCTGTTTTAGTTTCTGGTTGAATCTGTTTTGCGCCTTAAGGGCTTTATGGTAAGCTGATGCGCCCTCAAATTCTGTGTATCCGCAGGCGTGGGCAATTGAGGCAAATACAGAGGTTTGGGATTCGTAGCCCTGGGAGAAATCCAGCACCGGTGAGAGAAACCCGGTAGATATCATCATATCTTTAAAAGCACTTTTTAGAAAGTAAGGTTCACTTTGCAGAAGAAGGCAGGTACATTGATGTTCCCTTCTTCTTGTTGGGGCATTTTCAACATACAACTCAACCACTTTGGGAAGAAAAAGGAAATCAGGTTTCTCCTCTAACAGGCTGTAGAGAGCTCCGTGTGCTATTTCTGCCGGAAAGCAGTAGGAGGAGCGCTTTCGTTTCATCCCCTTGGGGTCTATTCTGCCCGAGGTAACCACTTTCAGTCCCAGCTCTGAGAAAAAGGTGGAGTATAATGGAAAGAGCATATTGGTTAAAAAAGAGCGGTTGATTCCAACTGTCTTGGAATCATTTCCGGCTTTCTGAGTGAAATCATTGAACAGGAATTGTTGTCTTTTTGCCACTATATTGTATTTGTCTCTGTCGTGTTTGACATTGTGCAGCTGGTTATAGTACTTGTTGCAGGCGCCGCCGAAAGGATACTTTTTGTTTTCTATTATTAATGTGTTAATCTCACAGTTTCTGTCGCATCGTTCCCCACCCCCTGCGCACCTGAACTGCCTGCCCTGAGCCACCTCTCTATTAATTAGGGTACCGAGATTAAAAGATGCCTTTTCGATAAGACCATCGTTAATTCTTTTCTTAATTTCAAGAGCCACCCCAAATGCCCCCATCAGCCCCGGCTCAGGAGGAACCACAATAGGCTTACCTATAAGATTTGCCATCGCCAGAGGGATAGCTTTGTTGTAGCACACCCCACCCTGCATAAAGATTTTCTCTCCACAGGGTCGCTGTCCCTTGACTCTGTTTACATAGTTCATACAGATAGAGTACACCAGGCCAGCAATGATATCTTCTTTTGATATCCCCTCATGTGAAGCGGTCTGGATGTCAGAAGAGATAAAGGCAGCACACTGATCATTGAAATTTGGAGGAGCGGTGCTTCTGAGTGCAATAGATTCTATTTCTCTGTAGCCGGTGCTGAGAGTCTCCCCTGCGGATTCTTCAAGAAACGAACCTGTGCCGGCCGAACAGGCTTCATTCATTGCGTAATCTGAAGCCACACCATTGGTGAGGAATGTGTATTTGGCGTCCTGTCCCCCGATTTCAAAAATTGTGGTAACATCCTTGTCAAAGAAGGCAGACGCTGCAGCATGGGCTATTATTTCATTAATAACTCCCCTTGTGCCGGCATGAAGTCCCGCGATTTGCCTTCCGGAGCCGGTAGTGCCCAGTCCGACAATAGTAACAGGTACGGGGATCTGTTTTAGGAGAGCTTTGTAGCAATTCCTTGATGCCTCAATGGGGTTGCCGTTTGTCCTTAGGTAAACAGATGCCACTATGGAATTATCCCTGGTTCTGAGTGCTATTGCTTTGGTTGTGGTTGATCCAACATCAAGACCGATTATGAGTGTATCATCTTTCCGTGCTTTTTCGATTTGAATCGATTTAAAGTCAACCATTGATTTACTATCAAGAATAGGAGGAAGGGAGTTAAACGAAACCGAATCTTTTTTAAACAGATCATTTTCATTTAAATGAAGGGGTGATTTTTGTATCATGGCATACCAGGCAGCACCTACAGCTTCGAAAACATCTGCAAAGTCGGGAACAATCAATTTGCTGATATTTTCTCCCACCATTCTCATAATGACATTGTTATTAGTGATTCCGCCCGTGGCAATCAGGCCATTATCCGGGACCTTTTGCAAAAGGTCGAGAATTTTCTCACTCATCATACGGCAAAGTCCGGCAGACACCCTGCCTACCGGTATACCTTTGTTCAATGCATGGGTACAGTCACTTTTGCAAAACACTGAACATCTTCCTGATACACTGAAAGGTTGTGCCTTTTCTGCCAGCTCTACTGCTTCTTTGGTGGAAATGTCCATGCGCTGAATTTGTTGAAGAAAAAACTCTCCGGTCCCGGAGGCACATTTATTGCCCGTTTCAACCGAAGAGATTGCTCCATCCTGGTCTAAGGCGTATATAATGAAATTTTCTGCACCAAGTGAGGCAACGGCCCCGACATTCTCAAAAATGTTATTCTGTTTCATAAATTGAAGAGCATGTTCAACCGATTCAGGCTCAGTAATTGATGGAGCATTCACCATTGTTCTGAATTTCCTGCCTGTTATCATGATATGATCATGAGTTTTGAGATCGATTTTTTTGATCAGGTTCTTAAAAGTTTCTCTTGGATTGCCATTATGAGGGGTATTCCATTTATTCGTAATTTTTGTAATATCGTCAGATTTTGTTAACTGAACAGTCTTGATAGCAGAAGATCCAAAACATATTCCCAGGGATTTAGTAGACATAATGCTCCTCGCTAAGGTTAGTCGGTTAATTGTGAGAGAGGGAAGAGGTTTGAGTTTGAGCCCGGAGTGGTTTGGCCTTGCAAATACTGTGCCTGTCCGGGGGGGGGGGGGGAATTCTCAGTTGTTTTGGCAGATATACCTTGGAAAAATGATCATGCCGTAACAGAAAATCGAGCCGTTGAAAATCTGTATCCCACAATGATACATGATGGAATCGAAAAAATCCCTGTAAGTGATATTTGCACCCGATCCGCTGTTTTATACTTCTGGGTTACCAGTCCGAAATTGCAGGAAGGTCTTTTTCTCCCGTCGAGCTTTTTGCGAGGAAGGGGTGGGAAGGTGGTAATGAAATAATTTGTTTCAATCAAAAAACGATTCTGATTTTTTATGTATTCTCAAATCTGGTTCTTCATTTAAATTCAAAATGGAAATACTATCCCCAGCGCTTGTTGTGACCGAATAACTCTCGAAATCGCTCCTACTGATTTCGATTTTTACACTGTTTTCTACTTGAAATGAAAAGTATACTTTCGCAAACACCTCTACAAAATCATGTGCCTCCATATCTGGGAATAATATTCGTAATTCTTTGATATCCACTCTATTATTAGGCTCATGTAATAGCTTTTTGTTCTTTTGATCTGCAAAATAAATTAGAGGCGTTTTAGGTGAAAACTTGGGGGCGACCACCTTTAGCAATATAAAATCCCTATTTTTTACAAGAGTATCAACAAGTACATCTTTTTTCGAAACACGAATATTTGTTCTTCGTATGTAGTCTGTAACTATATCCATTTTCGCACATGTCTTTCCAGTAAACATAACAACCAATAGAGCAAAAGTACATTTTATTAACACCATATTACCGTATTTTTTCATTTATTACTTCTTTTTGGGCAAGTGTGAAGTTTACCTTGGTTCATAATACCGCCTGTATTGTCGTCAAAACCAAATAGCGCATGTCCCATCAACGCTCCAAGTATTGTCTGTATAAACCCCTGCACATTGCTCATTAATAACTACCGCACCCAAGGCATTACTATTTCCTCTAATCGAAGGGTATGATGCCTTATCAATATCAGTCAAAAGCAAATATACATCAGTATTATCCCGTGTCCCTAAATAACGCCCCCCCCCAAAACCCTACCTCTTTAACAGACATTTTTTCTGCGCCACTATATCTAATCTGGGTTTCAACTAGAGAACCAAAATTATCTGGCAAAGACTGTGAGCCAACGTTCCTCAAATAAATGGTGTTTTTTCTACCATCTGGATCAACAAATATGATTGGGTTGTTGAGGGCAGTATAAACACCAGTTCTCACGTGCTGGGTCAACAGCCGTCCACATCCCACCTCCGCATCATAGTACCTTGCTCCAAAAAGGTACTATAGTTCAACCCGGCAACCACTTCCCCTGATCACCCCAAAGGCCGTATCAAAGAGCTACATTTGTTAAAACATCTGGCAAAAAAACGTCTGGATGGGCAGGATTTACAGGATGAACAGGATAGTTATTTTTACTCCAATCCCAAGCCAAACACGCCTTAGTTTTTTCTAAATAACCTCCTGAAATCGAGCTTTTTTCCACCAAAGTTAATAAGCAACCCGATATCCAGATCATAAGCAGTTAAATAATTCAGTCCCTGTGCCAGATGCACATCCTCTAATTGTATTTTTGCTTTGATCTCGACCATTATTCTCTTTTCAACCAGAAAGTCAACGCATCGTGAACCGATTTCATGCTCTTTATAGTAAATAGCCTTTTCCTGTTCACGGGAGTAATATATACCTGCTTCCTTCAATTCTATAGCAAGTGCCCGTTGGTAGATAACCTCCTGGAAGCCATTGCCAAGAGTGTTATGCACATTCATAGCACATCCGAAAATACTGTGAGTTAATGGGTCATTAATACTCATTTTTTACACCTTTTTTGATTCTCAACACAAAAGGAAAATATTGTGAAAAAAGTCGGAATCAGGGTATTAAGGATTGCTGGATTTACATGATATACCTTTGCTCATGTCAACACCAGCGGATCATCCCAAAGGTTCAAAGAGCGACTATAATACAAGCTCTCTTTCCTTAAAATATTAGGTGTTTTCCTGAATGTCTATCAGAAAAATTGACCCATTCACAATTTGCCTGCATTATACGATGCCGGTTAATCTTTTAAGCCCGCCTGCCCGGCGTGCCGTAGCCAGGGATGGCTGGAGGTGAACGTATAATTATACACTATGGAAAATTGAGGAGGCAGGATTTACAGGATGAACAGGATAGTTATTTTTACTCCAATCCCAAGCCAAACACGCCTTAGTTTTTTCTAAATAACCTCCTGAAATCGAGCTTTTTCCCACCAAAGTTAATAAGCAACCCGATATCCAGATCATAAGCAGTTAAATAATTCAGTCCCTGTGCCAGATGCACATCCTCTAATTGTATTTTTGCTTTGATCTCGACCATTATTCTCTTTTCAACCAGAAAGTCAACGAGGCGTGAACCGATTTCATGCTCTTTATAGTAAATAGCCTTTTCCTGTTCACGGGAGTAATATATACCTGCTTCCTTCAATTCTATAGCAAGTGCCCGTTGGTAGATAACCTCCTGGAAGCCATTGCCAAGAGTGTTATGCACATTCATAGCACATCCGATAATACTGTGAGTTAATGGGTCATTAATACTCATTTTTTACACCTTTTTTGATTCTCAACACAAAAGGAAAATATTGTGAAAAAAAGTCGGAATCAGGGTATTAAGGATTGCTGGATTTACATGATATACCTTTGCTCATGTCAACACCAGCGGATCATCCCAAAGGTTCATTACTGGCCAGCAGACCCTAACTTTTCATTGTACATGATAAGTTACCTTAATTCCAACAATTCTGAAAACGATGAGTGGGCAGTTTATTTTACCAACTTGGCAAGAAAAAACAAGCCAGATAGAAATTAATTGACTATATTTACAAACATGATATAGAATACTATACAAGCAAATACAACTTTGACTTAGCTATAGAATTGATAAGTAAACCGCAGTAATTTTAAACAGTAACAAAAAGACCGGAGGCCTGGAACCTTGTGCAATATTAAAGCAGCCAAAAATGACCGGGGCGCAGAAGACGAGAAAAACCCGGGAGTGAGAACAGTAATGAAAACATCACAAATTTCTATTCTGCAAATTGAGGATCTAATAGATGTTTACATAAATACTTTTAATAATTCCAGCTGGAGTGAATCCTGGGAAACCACCGATGCAGAAAAGAGATTAACCGATATTATCAATACTCCCGGTTTTATTGGTTTAACTGCTATGGATAAAAATAAAATAGTTGGCATGGTTCTCGGAAACATTCATCGGTATTCTCTACAAAACCATTATTACCTGCAAGAAATGTGTGTGATTCCTGAATATCGTAATAAAGGCGTTGGATCTTTTTTAGTTTGTGAATTGCAGAATTTTCTGAAAAAACAAGATATCAGCAAAATATATCTTATAACAGAAAGAGAAAGTTTGGCAGAAAATTTTTATATAAAAAACGGGTTTTACAAGAGCAACAATTTACAACTACTTGGAAAAACTATCAATTCGTAAATCCCGTTTTTCAGAGGTTATACCTTTATCAAATAGCATCCAACGGCTACAAATAATGAGGATGGTTGGATAAGCACTAAAACATTACTGGACAAACAAAACTATCATGACAAAATTACAGAAGTTCAACAATGTTATTTTTGCTATATTTGGATCTTTAGGAATTGCTCTGTTCATCTTAGCTATTTTAATTATGATCTCCTACAGACTGCCCAGCAGACATAGCAGAAATGCAGTTTTATCTGCAAAAGCTGTAGAAAAACTTTCGGATAAAGACTTAATACAGCAAATGCTTGATTTGAGTTTACCAATCGAAATTGACTCCTCAAAAAGCATATTTATCATACCTGTTAGCCAGAAAACTTTGCCTAAACCTGTTCGTGGTAATAAAGTTACTGTTGCATCAGATTTTTTCGAAAGTGTTCCAATGGAAGCATCAAGTTCGAGAACTGCGTTAACCACCAAAGTGCGGCATGGCGATTACAATAATTTGCTTATAGCAAAAGGTGAATTCTCTGATTTTCATCTGATCTTTGACAATAAGGTTAGTATAAACAGAATCGCCTATTTAAACAGTCCGGAAAATCCTCACCTAGTAATTAGGGGAACACAACATGATTCAAATAAAGATAATGTACTAACATCTGAGGATTTGCAGGAACTCTACCTATTCAACATTAATAAAAAAAAGCTTACAGCAATCGAATTTGAAAACCATACGGTTATTGATTTTGCATACATGAACAGCATTAATAAATTGATAATCAGATATGGTTATGATCTGAACAAGGATGGAATGTATAATTTTGTCTTTGAGCCTACCTTGCTGAAATCTTTTTGCATGGAAACAGGAAAATTGGAATCTTTGATTCAAAACGAGCTTTTAAAAGCTGCAACTAATATTTTAATTGGCAAAAGCTCAGAAAATTAATAACGCATCCAAATGCTCAAGGCCTTGACACGGGTATCTTCAAAAAAAGGCGATCGTGTATGCAAAAGGGATAAATTACAACAGCCTTATGCGGGTAAAATCAATTTCTTTGCGCCGGGCCTATAGAAACTATCAAAAGGAGATAAGTTTATGGATTCAAACAGTATTAAGCCAAGCAAAGTATTTTATGGTGTTTCAGGAGTTACTTTTCTTACTGGAATCATCTTGTTTGTGAGTGTTTTGTTTTCTGGTATTTCTTCAAGTGCTGGTAAAATAAACAACAGGGTTATTGTACCTGGAAAAGAGGTGATTGAGTTAGAGGAAGTCGGTAAACACACAATTTATCTTGAGCATCGCAGTGTTATTGATGGAAAAGTATTTGAAACAAATAACATTAATGGCCTTATGGGCTCATTGAGAAATATTGAAACTGGTGAATCTATAAATATCA
This is a stretch of genomic DNA from Chitinispirillum alkaliphilum. It encodes these proteins:
- a CDS encoding CoA-substrate-specific enzyme activase, translating into MSTKSLGICFGSSAIKTVQLTKSDDITKITNKWNTPHNGNPRETFKNLIKKIDLKTHDHIMITGRKFRTMVNAPSITEPESVEHALQFMKQNNIFENVGAVASLGAENFIIYALDQDGAISSVETGNKCASGTGEFFLQQIQRMDISTKEAVELAEKAQPFSVSGRCSVFCKSDCTHALNKGIPVGRVSAGLCRMMSEKILDLLQKVPDNGLIATGGITNNNVIMRMVGENISKLIVPDFADVFEAVGAAWYAMIQKSPLHLNENDLFKKDSVSFNSLPPILDSKSMVDFKSIQIEKARKDDTLIIGLDVGSTTTKAIALRTRDNSIVASVYLRTNGNPIEASRNCYKALLKQIPVPVTIVGLGTTGSGRQIAGLHAGTRGVINEIIAHAAASAFFDKDVTTIFEIGGQDAKYTFLTNGVASDYAMNEACSAGTGSFLEESAGETLSTGYREIESIALRSTAPPNFNDQCAAFISSDIQTASHEGISKEDIIAGLVYSICMNYVNRVKGQRPCGEKIFMQGGVCYNKAIPLAMANLIGKPIVVPPEPGLMGAFGVALEIKKRINDGLIEKASFNLGTLINREVAQGRQFRCAGGGERCDRNCEINTLIIENKKYPFGGACNKYYNQLHNVKHDRDKYNIVAKRQQFLFNDFTQKAGNDSKTVGINRSFLTNMLFPLYSTFFSELGLKVVTSGRIDPKGMKRKRSSYCFPAEIAHGALYSLLEEKPDFLFLPKVVELYVENAPTRRREHQCTCLLLQSEPYFLKSAFKDMMISTGFLSPVLDFSQGYESQTSVFASIAHACGYTEFEGASAYHKALKAQNRFNQKLKQHGKKILQDIESDPDQTAIVLFGRPYNAFSEDGNLGIPAKFASRGITIIPWDFLPFENEKCPMDMNWAIGQNIMKAALFVERHPQLFGAYITNFSCGPDSFLTGYFRDIMKSKPSLTLELDSHTADAGVDTRIEAFLDIVDIFRKLEKNPVQQTPFIPARISYEKKPVFISSQNSRFELTDPSVHLLFPSMGELSSELIAATFSGAGIRASSTPVYDSEVMKLGKGHASCKECLPLILTTGGLLNYIKKKREDENLVYFMPTSGGNCRLTQYNIYISRLIEKLRIPNVALLSLTNENGYAGLAVKDALNVLKSIIVSDCMEDVKNALDVLAVDKQSAEKIFSGEWGKIVAMFKSGHTGNLFRQLGEAAKKLSLIPLKYPLSKAKKVSLLGEIFVRRDNFSSQDLIQRLQSKDIVVRKAPVFEWLEYCDYNVNEGIFEAQFDIKSTLEFRARVFLQHRLEKKIKSIMETSGLYTFEMTNMKEIINYGKHFFDPRLTGEAILVTGSFFRDILHSTHGAIQIGPFACMPTRVVEGVLSAEATVENKRFLDQKIWGKTEVRDNINFLPFLTIESDGNPFPQIIESRIEAFCLQVERLHSKLAKTDKPEQLQKTQCSPKRLEKEGSLTGCS
- a CDS encoding GxxExxY protein, which encodes MSINDPLTHSIFGCAMNVHNTLGNGFQEVIYQRALAIELKEAGIYYSREQEKAIYYKEHEIGSRCVDFLVEKRIMVEIKAKIQLEDVHLAQGLNYLTAYDLDIGLLINFGGKKLDFRRLFRKN
- a CDS encoding GxxExxY protein, whose product is MSINDPLTHSIIGCAMNVHNTLGNGFQEVIYQRALAIELKEAGIYYSREQEKAIYYKEHEIGSRLVDFLVEKRIMVEIKAKIQLEDVHLAQGLNYLTAYDLDIGLLINFGGKKLDFRRLFRKN